The DNA region GGTCCCCACCGACGCGAGGCGGTAGACGATCGCGACGAAAGCGAGGGAGCCGAGAAAGGCGGCAACGAACACCAGTGGAATACCGGCGACGTTCGCGCCGAGCCCAAGGGCGATGGCCACACTCGCACCGAGCGCTCCCCCACCCGACACCCCGAGCGTAAAGGGCTCGGCGAGTGGGTTTCGAAACAGCGCCTGGAGCGCCGCGCCGACGGACGCGAGAGAGCTTCCGACGACGATGCCGAGAACGACCCGCGGTATGCGGAGTCGAAAGAAGATCGTGCGCGCCGTCTCGTCAGCACGAAGCTCCGACAAGGTGATGGGCTGGTAGCCGGTGGCGAGGGCAAAGACGATCGCGACCGCCAGGAGGGCGAGCAAGACCGATAGCGCCACCGGAAGCCGCGGCCCCATTACCACTCCGACCAGACGAAAGTCCGGCCCGCCACTTCGCGAGTGCGAACGTGGGGATCGTCGTAGATGGCCGCGAGTCTCTTCTCGCTCAGCACGTCGCGCGGGGCTCCTTCGGCGACGAGACGCCCTTCCGAGAGAGCGAAGAGCAAATCGAAGGTCTCGTCCAGCATCTGCAGATCGTGCGTCACGACGAGCGCCGTCAGCGAGCGCTCGGCGCGAAGCCGTTTGAGCGCGCTGAGAAGCTTCGCGCGGTGTTTCAGATCGAGGGAGGCGGCGGGCTCGTCCAGAAGGAGGATGGTCGATTGTTGTGCGAGCGCACGTGCGACCGAGATCATCTGCTGCTCACCGCCGGAGAGCTCGGTGACCGGTCGAGCAGCGAGGTGCTCGGCCCCGACCTCCATGAGTGCCTCGAGCGCGATGAGCCGATCGGCCTCGTTCTCGAACCGAAAGCGCGACGTATACGGGCTTCGGCCGGTGAGAACTACCTCGAGAGCCGTGAAGGGAAAGACACCCCTTTGTTGCTGGGGTACATAGGCGATTTGCTTCGCGCGCTGCCGGGGCGGGATCTCGGCAAGCGAGCGGCCCTCGAGTCGCACCTCCCCGCGGGCGGGCTTCAGAACGCCCGACAGCAAGCGGAGGAGCGTCGATTTCCCGCAGCCGTTGGGACCGATGAGGCCGGCGAAGCTTCCGCGAGGAAGCGCGAGCGAGACGTCTTTCACAACCGGCGTCTCGGCGTAGGAGAAAGCGAGCCCCTGCGCCTCGAGGATCACGGGAACGCCTCGGGATGGAGGCGCCTCGCGATCTCGCGAGCGGTGAGTACGGCGAACTGCGACGGGTGAACGAGCCTCTTGTCCTTCAGCGGGTAGACGCGGCCGGTTTCGACCGCCCGCACCGACACCGTTCGCCAGACGCTCTCGGGATCCTCCGCGAGGTCGATCGAGCCCGCCACCGCGACCGGAATCGTCAGCGCCTGGACCATATCGAAGATGACCTCGGGGTCGAACGACACGAGAGCCTCGGCGCTGATTCCGGCGTAGTTGTGGGGCGCCTTGGGGGTGATGGGATCGCCCCCCCCGATGCGAACCAGGTCAGTGAGATAGCTTCCCTCCGTCGCGATGTAGATGTCCCGGAGCGTACCCGGCAGCCGATCGACCACCATGAGTACCCTCGGCGGGACCCTTCCTTCGACTTTTTGATGGATCTCCTGAAAGGCGGCTCGCATCGTCTCGACGAGCGTCCTCGCTTCGCTCTCGTTCCCTACCGCATCACCGATCGTCGCAATGGCATCGAAGATATCGGCGAGAGACTGGCTCTTGACCACGAGCGTGACGAGCCCGAGCGCCTGGAGCTTCTCCTCGATGAGCGGCCCCTGCGCGTCCGCCATGATCACGAGGTCGGGCTCGAGGGCCACGACTTGCTCGAGGCTCGTGTCGGTCCAGCCTCCTACCCTGGGGAGGTGCTCCACCTCCGCTGGAAACTCGCAGAATTTCGAGACGGCCACGACGCGATCGAAGGCTCCGATTCCATCGAGAATCTCGGTAACGTTGGGCGATAGCGACACGATGCGCGTCACGACCGCGGCGGCGAGAAACCATGCAGCCATGTCAGAAATCCACCCCGACGCCGACGAGCGCGTACCGGCCCGGCGTCCGGAAACCGCTCTCGAAGATCGTCTGGTCGAAGAGGTTTTCGACCTTCCCGAAGACGCGCAGGTGCGAAAAGCGGTAGCTGGCCGCGAGATCGCCCTTCGCGAAACCATCGAACCGGTAGACGCGGCTCACGAACGTATTGTTGTCGAAGACCGGGGCGAGATAGCCACCCGAAGCGTAGAGGTCGAAGCTCACGCTGAGAGGCCCGAAGATCGAAGTGATGACCGCCGAGCCCTGATGGCGCGGGATGACGAAGGCCTGGGTCTGTTCCTCGCTCACGCCCGTGGGAGGCTCCGCGTCGGTGAACGTGTAAGAGCCCCGGAGACGGACGTTCGATGTGAGCGCAAGCTCGCCGGTGAGCTCGAGACCTCGGGCGACGCCGCCGTCCGTCGAGCGATAACCACCGAAGCGCCCGAAGGGATCCGTGGCCGGATCGATGGCGCCCGAGAAGTCGAAGATGATGATCTCCGACAGCCGCGTGCGAAAAAACATTGCTGTGACTTCGAGCCGATCGGACAGCGCGCGCTGCTCGAGACCGACGTCGAACGTCCTGGTCTTCTCCGGCGAAAGTCTCGGATCGCCGAAAGCCGAGTAACCGAAGCTCCCGAAAGACGTTCCGAAACGTTCGAAGAGAGACGGCGCCCGGTATCCCATCCCCCAATGAGCTCGAACCCGCGTCCCGCTCCGCACGAGCGCGTAGGCGCCCGAGACGTCCGCGCTTACCGCATCGTCGGGCGAGACGAACGCGATGTCTCCGAAGGGCGCGTTCTCCGCGGGAGTGAACTTCGGCTCGTGGAGAGAGAACAGCTGTGTGCGAAGCGAGCCCGCGAACGAGAGCGCACCGTCCACGAACGTCAGCTGATCCTGAACGGTGAACGTGTGGCTTGCCTGCGAGACATCCGTCAGCGAGGTATCCCTCGCATCCTCGGGCACCGTTCGGTTCTTGAAGGATTCGTGCTCGAGCTCGTACCCGGCGTGAATGAGCTGGTTTCGGCCCCACTCGAAGTCGGAACGGGCGGCGAACGTGTGGATGTCTCCTTCGAACTCGGAGAGGAAGACGCCGGCGGGCTCGAAGGGTGAGACCCCCAGAGGCCCATCCTCGAATCGGCGGTCGCTGACGAGGCCATGATATCTGAGTCCGAATCCGAAGACCGCGTTCGGTCTCCGCTCGTAGGCGACGAGCGTCGAGGCGAAACTTCCCTGGCGGAAGCTGTCGGGATCGTCCGCGGACGGAGTGAAATTGACGTTCGCTACGGCATCGACGACGCCGGGGGGCGGGCTTCCGAGAACGCTCGGACTCTCGTTCAGATCGAGGAGCACATCGGCGCCGTAGAAACGGAACGAAAGGCTCGAGCTCGGGTCGATCTGGAGGAGAGCGCGTCCCTGAACGCTCGTATTCCTTACGTTGTCGTTGCCATCGACGCCATCAGCCACGTTGAGGTGAGCCAGGCCAAGGCTGTACAGCATGCGATCCCGCAGGCCACCCGAAGTCTGCGCGTTCGCGCGCAGAAGACCGAGGCCTCCCCCTTCGATGAGAGCGCTTCCCCTCGGCTTGCCGCCCCCGGGTGCCGTGACGATATTGATGACGCCTCCACCGGCGTTCGTTCCGTGGAGCGAGGACCCCGAGCCCCGCAGGACCTCGAGGCTCTCCACGTCGGTCACGATCAGGCCTTCGATGTAGGACGAAGCGTCGCCCTGCGGCGCCGAAGGGTCGCGAAGCCGGGCTCCGTCGACGAGGATGGCGGTGTCCTCGGTGCGAAGTCCGCGGGTCTTGATGGAAGTGAACGCGCCCGGGCCTCCTAGCTGCTCGATGCGAAGGCCGGGGATCGTTCGAAGCGCTTCGGGAATGAAGTGCTCGTCGCGGATCTCGATCTCATCGCCGTCGACCACGCTCACCGATTTCGTGACTTCGGTGAGGGTCTGCGCCGAGGCCGCGCTGGTGACGACCACCGACTCCTCGAGGGAAGCGAGATCGAGACGTAACGTCACGCGCTCGCTGCCTCCTTCGGCGAGGCGCACCGGGATCGCCTTGCGGGAGAAGCCGGGCGAGGTGGCGGAAATCAGGTAGGCTCCTGGAGCGATCGAGTGGAAGGCATGAGCTCCGTGAGCGTCGGCACGAACTTCGCTCTGCCACTGCCCGTCGCCACGAACGAGCTGGATTTGCGCGCCGGGTACCGGCGCTTGCTGGGGATCGACTACCTGGATCGAGAGGGTGGCGGCAGCGAGCAGGACGAGAGAATGCATAGGACCTCCACAGCGTGGACTCGACGGAGCGTGAGGTCTCGGGGTGAGGTGCCTCGAAACCGGACTCTTCCCATCGAAGAGCTCTCCGACTTCTTGGCCCGGGCAGGTTTCCTGACTCTCGGATCCGGCGCCTTTCACCCGCCTTCCCCCCGGCTCCCGCCGGGAGTGGCTGCCACCATGGCATTGGGCTGAGGCTCTCCGATTACAGTGGCGTGGGCCGCCGGGGTCTTTCACCCCGTTCCCTTTTGACCACGGAACGCGGCACCCGAGCCTGTGTTCTGCGGCGGATTATAGCAAAAGCCATCGCGGAGGCAATCGTGTGCTTGAGATATAATGTTTGGTTTGTCCATGCGGAAGCTGACGATAGGCGAGCTGGAGCTCGCGGGCCGTCGCGTGTTCATT from Vicinamibacteria bacterium includes:
- a CDS encoding ABC transporter ATP-binding protein, with the protein product MILEAQGLAFSYAETPVVKDVSLALPRGSFAGLIGPNGCGKSTLLRLLSGVLKPARGEVRLEGRSLAEIPPRQRAKQIAYVPQQQRGVFPFTALEVVLTGRSPYTSRFRFENEADRLIALEALMEVGAEHLAARPVTELSGGEQQMISVARALAQQSTILLLDEPAASLDLKHRAKLLSALKRLRAERSLTALVVTHDLQMLDETFDLLFALSEGRLVAEGAPRDVLSEKRLAAIYDDPHVRTREVAGRTFVWSEW
- a CDS encoding helical backbone metal receptor, producing MAAWFLAAAVVTRIVSLSPNVTEILDGIGAFDRVVAVSKFCEFPAEVEHLPRVGGWTDTSLEQVVALEPDLVIMADAQGPLIEEKLQALGLVTLVVKSQSLADIFDAIATIGDAVGNESEARTLVETMRAAFQEIHQKVEGRVPPRVLMVVDRLPGTLRDIYIATEGSYLTDLVRIGGGDPITPKAPHNYAGISAEALVSFDPEVIFDMVQALTIPVAVAGSIDLAEDPESVWRTVSVRAVETGRVYPLKDKRLVHPSQFAVLTAREIARRLHPEAFP
- a CDS encoding TonB-dependent receptor is translated as MHSLVLLAAATLSIQVVDPQQAPVPGAQIQLVRGDGQWQSEVRADAHGAHAFHSIAPGAYLISATSPGFSRKAIPVRLAEGGSERVTLRLDLASLEESVVVTSAASAQTLTEVTKSVSVVDGDEIEIRDEHFIPEALRTIPGLRIEQLGGPGAFTSIKTRGLRTEDTAILVDGARLRDPSAPQGDASSYIEGLIVTDVESLEVLRGSGSSLHGTNAGGGVINIVTAPGGGKPRGSALIEGGGLGLLRANAQTSGGLRDRMLYSLGLAHLNVADGVDGNDNVRNTSVQGRALLQIDPSSSLSFRFYGADVLLDLNESPSVLGSPPPGVVDAVANVNFTPSADDPDSFRQGSFASTLVAYERRPNAVFGFGLRYHGLVSDRRFEDGPLGVSPFEPAGVFLSEFEGDIHTFAARSDFEWGRNQLIHAGYELEHESFKNRTVPEDARDTSLTDVSQASHTFTVQDQLTFVDGALSFAGSLRTQLFSLHEPKFTPAENAPFGDIAFVSPDDAVSADVSGAYALVRSGTRVRAHWGMGYRAPSLFERFGTSFGSFGYSAFGDPRLSPEKTRTFDVGLEQRALSDRLEVTAMFFRTRLSEIIIFDFSGAIDPATDPFGRFGGYRSTDGGVARGLELTGELALTSNVRLRGSYTFTDAEPPTGVSEEQTQAFVIPRHQGSAVITSIFGPLSVSFDLYASGGYLAPVFDNNTFVSRVYRFDGFAKGDLAASYRFSHLRVFGKVENLFDQTIFESGFRTPGRYALVGVGVDF
- a CDS encoding iron chelate uptake ABC transporter family permease subunit — its product is MGPRLPVALSVLLALLAVAIVFALATGYQPITLSELRADETARTIFFRLRIPRVVLGIVVGSSLASVGAALQALFRNPLAEPFTLGVSGGGALGASVAIALGLGANVAGIPLVFVAAFLGSLAFVAIVYRLASVGTIVMPGALLLAGVVLNLIAGAGVLMIQFVTDYTRALQILRWMVGSLDVVGMDLIWRMLVFVVPGLLVLL